The Dyadobacter sandarakinus DNA window CCACAAAAGCTGACGCTTCATCGGGCTGCGTAAATCCGGTACTGTCGTGCGACTGGCCAAGCTTGGCCACATAGCCGAGTTCGGCCTCCACGTGCACATCGTAACGTTTTGCGCGGGCCACCACTTCCCTGGTTACCCTCACATTTTCGTCAAAGGGCAACTCGCTTCCATCAATCATGACTGAGTCGAAACCTGCGTCCAGGCAGCGCTGCACCAGCTCCACCGAACCGCCGTGGTCCAGGTGAATCCAGCCTTCCACGCCAAATTCTTCCAGTCCGTTTCGGCCCAGGTTCACAGCCGTTTTAAGCCCCATGTATTCGATTGAGCTCTGGGTAAGTTGCAGGATGACAGGCTGTTTGGTATCTGCTGCGGCTTGCAGGACGCCGTGGAGCGTTTCCAGGTCGTAATAATTGGTAGCCAGCAGGCCTTTTTTCAGCTGTGTAAATTCCCGTAATTTCTCTTTCAGTTTCATGTCAGGCTTAGTTCTATTCCCCAGAAGTCTTTGATTGTTTCGCTGATTTTTTGTCTGTCTGCAAATGCGCCGGTACCGCCTGCCCCGGTCGTACTGATTGCGCCCATCAGATTCCCTGCCCTGAGGCATTCTTCCAGGGGCGCGCCGGACATGTATTTTTGGATAAAACCTGCATTGAAAGAGTCCCCGGCCCCGATGGCGTCCACAAAATGCGGCACCTCAAATGCGGGTACGGTCAACTCCTGCCCACCGCAAATGCCCATACTGCCGTTTTTACCCATTTTAAGCGCCAGGGTATTCAGGTAAGGCCGCACTTTCTCCATCGCTGCGGCTAGTGAGCCTGCTTTGGTAAGTGCCAGTAATTCAGCTTCATTAGGCATAAAAACATCCACATAAGGCAGGCAGGCTGCATAGTCGAACGCCCACTGCTCGGTAGGGTCCCACTGCATATCCAGGGACGTAGTCATTCCGGCTGCTTTGGCATGCATGAAAATTTGCGCGATATCCCTGTGAATGCCTTTTTGCAAAAACAGGCTCGATACATGCAAATGCTGGTAAACTGTCGGACTTTCAATAGGTATATCCCTGATGGTCAATGCATCCATGGTACCCGGATACGTTACATTGGCACGGTCCTGGTCGTAGCTCATCACCAGTGTGCAGCCCGTTTTCCGGCCGGCAAGTCTGGTGATATGCTGGCAGCTGACCGCCTTTTTTTCCAGCTCGCGCAAAATGAACTCCCCGAAATAATCCTCGCCGATCACGCCGCAGAATGTAGTATCCACCCCCAGCGCGGCACTGTTTGCAGCCATGATCGCCGAGGAGCTGCCAAGACAGATCTCCATTTCCTCCGCGATCATTTCCTTGCCCATTTGCGGGAATGCCTGGATTTTATTCAGGATCAGGTCGACGTTGAGTTCGCCGGCCACCAGTAGTTTAGGATTTGGCATCATGTTCCTGGTAAATATTCACACCCTGCACTACCCTGCTGATGGACCCGGAAGCAGACGGGCTGTCGGGATTGATGCTGGCGTGCACCGCACTGTAATATCCGAGCAGCTGCCCGACAAGGGTTACCGGGATCATCTGATAAGGGTTCTCCTGGTCAATGTCCAATGCAATTGCATGGCCGTTTGACAGCGTAATTTGGTCTTCCCTTCCTATCTGCAGGGAGGCGATATTGCGGGGATCACGGGCGGTGTCTTCCACCAGGTCGCGCTCGTAGCGGAGAATGTGCGGGTTTCTTGAAAACAGATAGACTACCAGCGTATTTGCATTCACAAACGCCCGGGGTCCATGCCGGAAACCGAGGAAAGAATCAGACATGCAAAGCTGTTTTCCGTCCGTCAGTTCCAGTAATTTCAGATGGCACTCTTTGGCAACACCCAGCATTTCGCCCGAACCCAGAAAAACCACGCGCTCAAAACCTTTTTGTGCGAGTGTTTCCAGTAAAGGCTTCCGGTCCAGAATCACATTGCCCTGTTCAGTAATCTTACTAACTTTTGAAAATTCATCTTGCAGGGTGTCGATATGCGCTACCAGCAATGCACTGAGCAGCATACACGTAAAGCTGCTTGTCATGGCAAGGCTCTTGTCGTTGGTTGCTTCCGGCAATACAAGGCAGTATACTTTGCCCGGATTAGCCGTGCTCATCGTTGCCAGCGCACCCTCGCGGTTACACGTAATGATCAGGTGGTAAACCTCGTCGCAGTGCACATCCGCCAGCCGCACCGTCTCTACACTTTCAGGACTGTTTCCCGACCTTGCAAAGGAGATCAGCAACGTGGGTGCCGGACGGATAAAGACCGCTTCGGGCCGGGTCACGATTTCGGTGGTCGGTACCGCTTGAACCGGCCTGCGCCATTGCTTCTGCAGCGTTCCCTGCGCAGATTCACCGATATAGCCTGAGGTACCGGCGCCGGTGAGCACGACCCTCAGATTGCTTATCTGCAGAATCGGTTTCAGAAAACCGGCAATCGCGGCGCTTTCATTTTTGATTAATTGATATACTTCTCCCCACAATTCCGGCTGGGAAAGGATTTCCCTTTGGGTATGTGTATCTCCATCGCTGTCGAGCGTAGGCAGTTCATTGTTAATTTGCATCATTCCCGTGGTATCAGAGGATGGTGATTCTTGATTATTTTGCAGTCTGGCTTTACGACGATTCAAATTAAACATCATAAAACGAAAGTAAAAAATATTCTTAAACCTTTCTTTTACTTATTTATTCTTACGTCTATCTTGCGCTGAATATTATTAATGTACTTTTAGCTGAAAGGTCGCCCCATAAAGGCGTATCCGGCAAAAACTCCGAATTACTGACCCGCTTTTATGATTTCGATGGAAGAGAAGGCTGCTCCGCAAGGCCTGACGATAGATGATTTGACCAGGATCAAAAAAGTAGGTGCTCCGCTCCTGTCGCCGGCAAACGACTTTCTCGTATATCAACGATCGGTAGCCGATGCAGACGAAAACGACTGGCAGGACCTGATCGTTCTTTTATCACTCGATGCCCGCGCTGAAACGGTTTTAGGCAAAGGTACTGCGCACGCCTGGTCACCGGATGGAAAGGAGCTTTTATACGAAACAGAAAACGGAGCGCTGCACATTTATACCGTACAAAATATCGAAAGCAGGTTCCTAGCACAGCGGCATGCATCGTCCAGGTTTATCAATCACCTGGCTGCTGACAACTGTATCTGGTCGCCCGATGGAACGCATATCGCCTATGCAGGCGCAGCCATCGGGACGGCTGAACCTGAGAACCAGGCGATTCGCGTGATCGACGATTTGCTGTACAAAACGAAAGGCGGCCGCGGCAGGGATACCTATGCCGGTTCTGAGCAGTTGCACATTTACCTGATTCCGGTCACTGGCGGTACGCCCTGGCTTCTTACCTCAGGCATTTACAGCGAGCATTCTCTCACCTGGTCACCCGACAGCCGGCACATTGCATTCATCAGCAACAGAACGGAACAACCGGACGATATACAGCAGAGCGAAGTCTGGAAAGTTGATATTGAGACAAAGACCGTCATCCAGCTTACTGACCAAAAGGGCTTGACCTACCAGCCAGCCTGGTCGCCGGATGGAAAGCATATTGCATTGCTCGCAACATCCGGACCCATCGGCACCAACGACAGTCCGGCTGAGGATACGCACATTGCCCTTATTGACCCCTGCGGTGGTGCATTCAGGTATTTAACCAAAAGCCTGAATCGCAGGATCGAGCACATCCGCTGGCATCCTTCGGGCAGGTACATCTACTTTATCGCAGGTGATCGTGGCGATACTTTGATTTACAGGGTAGACATCGAAACGAGCATTATTGAAACCATTCAGGAAGGTACAGGCTGCATTTCCGAATTTTGTCTTGATGCTGAAGGTGAAAATCTGGTATTTGTAAAATCGCAGTCCAATCGTCCCGCTGAGATCTTTCATACTAAAAATCAGCATGCAGCCATTGAACAGATCACACAGGAAAACACCGCCTGGCTGGCAACAAAGACCCTGCAACCCGCCGGCACGTTCTGGTTTGACAGCTTTGACGGTACGCGCGTGCAAGGCTGGCTTGTGCCGCCGGTTGGTCAGGAGCAAACCAAAAAATACCCACTGATCCTGGTCATTCACGGCGGGCCGCATAACATGTTCGGCCAGGATTTTGACGAGCGCATGCATTTGCTTTCTGCCGCAGGTTATGCGGTGGTTTACATCAATCCGCGGGGAAGCCACGGTTATGGGCAAAAATTTACAAACGGTACGCTGACAAACTGGGGCGGCGGTGATTTTCAGGATTTAATGGCCGGGGTCGACTTTGTTCTGGACCAGCATGCATGGCTGGATGCAGCAAGACTGGGTGTTACAGGCCAGAGTTACGGTGGCTACATGACCAACTGGATCGTCACCCAAACATCCCGGTTCAAAGCTGCGGTTGCAGATGGCGGCCTGAGCAACCTGGTTAGTTTTGCGGGCACTTCCCTGTACTATTCTTTAATGGAGTCCGAGTTTGGCGGCCGGGCGTTCGACCGGTTTGATCTGCTTTGGCAATGGTCGCCGCTGCGGAATGTAAGCCAGGTAACCACGCCCATCTTGCTCCTGCACGGCGAAACCGACAATGAAGTACCTTTTTCGCAGGCCGAAGAAATGTACGTCGCCCTCAAAAAAGCAGGCGTAAAAACAAAGCTTGTCCAATACAAAGGCGAAGGTCACGGCTGGCGGCCGGACCTGAAACCCCGTAACAAAGCCGATTTAAATACGCGCATGATCGCGTGGTTTGACACCTATGTAACAACAACCAGTAATGAGCAGTAAGACAAACAGTTGGCTGATTTATGTGATTATTCATGTTCTGTTCATCGGAGTATGGGGGGCCGTGATTGAAATACCCGAAAAAAATGGTTTTCCTGCAACCCTCGGCTATGTCGTCTGGGCACTGACCATGGTTCCCGCGTCCCTGGCGGCTTTGAAAATAAAGGGCTGGAAGCTCGATTTTAACAGAAAAGCGATGATCTGGGGTGGCATGGCAGGACTTCTCGGCGCAGGTGGCCAGCTCGTGCTTTTCTTTACGCTGCGCATTGCACCGGCGTATTTGGTTTTCCCGTTACTTTCGCTCACTCCGGTTGTCACCATTTTGCTGGCAGTGTTACTGCTGCATGAAAAAACGGGCAAAATGGGCTGGATCGGGGTTGGATTGGCATTGGTGTCTATTTTCATGCTTTCCTACCAGCCCGCGGGAGCTACGCAGGTGAGCGGCTATACGTGGATGCTGCTTGTGGCCATTCCGCTCTTTGCCTGGGGTGCACAGGGGTATATCATGCGTTTTGCCAATGAAATTATGTCTGCCGAAAGCCTGTATTTTTATATGATGGCCATGTCGGTGATGCTGATTCCATTTGCGCTCTATATCACAGACTTCAATCAGCCGATTGAATGGAGCTTTAAAGGTCCGTACCTATCGGCGATCGTCCAGTCGCTGAATGCTTTTGGTGCGCTCTGCCTGGTATATGCATTTCGGTATGGAAAGGCAATCATTATCGCGCCTATTACGACTGCCCTTTCGCCGGTTCTTACGGTAGCATTGTCCCTGGCTTTGTACAAGACCATTCCTCATCCAGTCATTATTGCCGGCATTGCGCTGGCGATCGTTTCAGCCTTATTAATGGGCTTTGAAGAAGTTCGTGATGCAAATGAAATTTAAAAGAAAGATTTCGAAAGAATTATGACTTCATACTGCATTATTTAAGCTTAGTTTTTTACATTAGCATCAAACTAAGCTCATCTACCTAAACCTTTAACTTTTGACACGTACATTACACATCTGGCTGCTTCTGATGTGCGCTGTGCCGGTTTTTGCCCAAAAACCTGCCGGTACTGACAAGAACATCGCCTTCATCGAATACCCTGATTTTCCCGAGGCGCATTCTACCTGGGGTTCCATCGGGTACAATGCGGCTTCCAATACCGTACACATCGGGGTGACGAACCATGCCAACAACATTGGTTTGTACACTTTTGATCCGCTTCAGAATGCGATGAAACTGAATGGTTTCATCCGGGATATGGCCAATCTGCGACCCTACCAGTGGCAGGGAAAAATCCACTCCAAAATTGTGGCGGCACCTGACGGTTCCATTTACTTCTCGACCGATGGGGGCGAATCGCGGGAGGAATATTTGATGGAGCACCCGCAAGGATATGCCGGTGGTTTTTTCATGAAATGGGATGCTGCAAACGGGTTGAAAAACCTCGGAATCGGCATGCAGTATGAGAGCATCAAAGATGTTGATATTGACCCAAAAACAGGAACACTTTACGGCATCAGCTATCCGCAGGCGCACTTTTTGGTCTACAACCCGGACAAAAACGAAATGCGCGACCTCGGCCGCCTGGCCAGCTCACACGTTCCCCGGATACTGTTCACCGACTGGTGGGGCAACTGCTATTACGTGGATTGGCGGCAACGGCTGGTAAAATATGAGAAAGACAGCGACAGCCTGGTTTTTGCGCGTGAAAGTTTGCCCGCATTTCCCGGCACACCCGGCTCCAAGATCATCACCGGCGTTACTGCATTTGCCAAAGACGAAGCCAAAGGCATTATTTACCTGATCACTTACGGCGCAAAACTCATCGCATTTCACCCTGAAAAGAACGGTATCGGCAAAGTGGAAGATCTCGGCGGCGTAGTTGATACCGGTAAAGGCAATGCCTGGGGACCTTATGTGCCCAACCTTAATATCGGCAAAAACGGCAAGCTCTACTACATTATCGGCGGTCATGACAATTATGTGATCAAAGACAAAACAGTTCTGGTGGAATACGATCCGGCAACTGGCAAAAAGATTATCCTGCGCGAATTTCCCATTACTGCAGTGACTGAGGCCACCGGCTGCGATACCAGGGACAAAGACGGAAACCTCTACTTCGCGGCCCGCCGCAACCCGTCGGGTATGGGAGACAATACCCGCCCTTTTATGATCCAGTTCAACCCCGAAAAAGAGATCCGGAAATGAGAGATTTTACTAAAATATTATTGCCGGCTTTGCTCCTCGCCTCTTCGACCCCGCTGCTTGCGCAGTACACCTTTTTCACGCCGAAAGAAGCATTTGCCATCGAAGTTTCACTGCCGAACAGTGCCGAAAAACGCCTGCCCATGTACCGCAATGCCATCACCTCCCTGCATGTACAGGGCAACCGGGTGATTGGCGGAACGACGGCAAAAGAGGGTTTATCTCCTTATCTTTTCGTAGCGTCGCTTTCAGACCGGAAATTGGTTACTACGAAAGATTTACAGGAAATTCTTCCAGGGCAAAAAAGCATTGCGACAGGGTTTTGCAAAGGTGCCGGAAATGTGCTTTATGCAGGCACGATGCCGCATACGACCAAAAATCCACAAGCCGGACATTTGATACAGGTAAGCCTTGGCAGCGGCGATGTGATGGAGGTTAAAGACCTGGGTGCGCCTGTCGCCGGGGAAGGTATTTTTACATTGCTTAGCAACACCCAAGGCACTGAGCTATATGGCATTAGTTATCCCAGCGGGCGATTTTTTACCTACCACATTGCCAGCAAAAAAACACAGGTTTACGACGAATTAGCACCCAAAGAAAAGGAGTTGAACAACCTGCATGAATACGCAGTCGGGCCGGAGGTTTATTTGTGCAAATCGCTGATTCAGGACAATGCAGGGATCGTTTACGGCAGCACGGCTGGCAACCGGGTTTTTGCTTTTGATCCTACTAAAAAAACGTTTGAATTTCTTGAAAATGGGCTGCCTGCGGTTTGGGGACGGGAAGTGCTGGGCCAGGTAGAAGCCTGGGCGAAGGCGCCGGACGGAAAACTTTACGGCGGCAATGCGGGTGATGGTCAGCTGTTTGTGTTGGATCCGGCTACTAAAAAAATCAAAAATCTCGGCAAGCCTACCATGATGCCGCGCTTGCAGGCACTGGCTTTCGGGGGTGATGGCAAATTGTACGGCCTGGCGGGCGGCGCGCCGGGATATTCCCATTTGTTTTATTATGACGAAAAAGGCGCTGGCTTTGTCGACTTGGGTAATCCGGAATTTACGATGGTTGCGCCCGGCATTGAGCAAGGCATTATGTGGCGGGGCTTTCAGCTGAGTACGCTGGCTGCGTCGGCGGATGGCAAATACATGGTCATCGGCGAAAATGAGGCATTGAGCCAGCTGATGGTTTTTCCAGTCGAAAAATAAATTCGCAAGATCTATTCCTAAACCTGCTATGACCCGATTTGCAAAACTGATCCTTTGTTTTTTAGCATTAACCGCATTCACCAGTGCGAATATATCGTTTGCTGCCGATCCCTGGCTGCTGCGCGCATTGCCATCCTCCGTACGGCTCGACCCGGTGAATAATGAGATTATCGAACACCGGTTCAAAGGCGTGCCGGCCAATGCATTGGGTAACGGAAATCTGCTGGATAAAAACTGGATCTACGACGGCAAGCAGGTGGCATTGCACGGCGCACGTGGGGAATATGTCTCTTTTCAGCTGGTTTTAACAAATACATCGGATGCCGAGCTGACAGGCATTCAGCTGGAAATGACGCCTTTTAAAAATGGAAATTCAGAACTGAATATCAAGCCCGAGCTTTTTCTGGAATGGTCGGTGAATGTACTGAGCACCAGCACGGGTTACCCCAGATCTACCCTCGGCAAAGGCTGGTATCCCGATGCGCTGATCCCATTTAAATTCCTTCAAACCGACTCCGCCAAAGTCCACGGCCGCTGGGTGTACCCTTTTAACCTGCCCGACTTTAATAACCGCATTACCAACCAAAAATCACAGATTGTTTGGGTAGATCAGTTTATTCCGCTGGATGTGCAAAAAGCGAAGCCGGGAACATACCAGAGCGTGATTACGGCCAGGATTGGCAATGAAAAAAAGCAGATTCCTGTGAGTCTGACGATTTGGGATTTTCAGCTGCCGAATGAAAATGCTTTCAAAGCCAGTTTGCAGCATGAAGGTTTTTTGAGCCGCATGGACGAAAAACAAGAACTGGCAGTCTATCAGCTTTTCAAAAGAAACCGCATTTCACTCATGGACCCGACTTACGATCCGGAAATCCAGGTCAAAAGCGGCAAAGTGGAAATTCGGTGGGACCAATTTGATAAAAGACTAAAAAAATACCTGACCGGCGCGGCTTTCACCGAGGCGCAGGGTTACAAGGACGGCCCCGGCTACGGCGAGCCGCTCGAAACATTTGCGTTACCATTTGATGTGTATGGAAAACATGGCACCGCTGGCTGGCCGGACATTGGCAAGCCCGAAGTGGAACGCGAAGCGGCCAATCAGGCCATTTACACGAGTGCTATTAAGCAGGTACGCCAGCATTTGCTGCCGATGGTGGACCCGAAAAAAACGTTGCTGACAGTTTATCTGAATGGTCTGGATGAATCCTACTTTCCGGAAGCCTGGTCGCGGATGGTATTTTATGGGAATTTGTTTAAAAAAGAATATCCCGAGGCCAAGTTCCGGGTCGACGGCGGCTATAATAAAGATGCGATGGATGTCATCGGAAAATCCGTTACCGACTGGGCGTCGCATACCATCAACTACAACATTGATACCGTAAAAACGTATCAACAAATGGGCATCAAAGACTGGCTTTACGGTCCGATGCTCTATGAAGCAAAACTCAACAGCTGGGTCGGCAGCTCGACATTTATCGATTTGCCGCTGGTTAACGACCGGGCGATCAGCTGGGCATGCTGGAAATATAAAACCTTTTCCTGGATCAGCTGGGGAGTGGGCGCCGGCTGGGAACGCGGCTGGTATGACCCTGAATCCTGGAAAGATTTTTACAAAGAAGCCTCCGAAGCCGACGCCGAATTCACCTACCGCACATTCAACGGAAACGGCTCAGTGATTTACAAACCGGGCATGGTGCCGAATGTCTCCGAACCCTGCCCGTCGATCCGGCTGAAAACCATGCGCGACGGGGTGCAGGAATACGAATACCTGCGTCTGCTGGCAAAGATCGACGGGAATTCCAAACGTGCGGATGCGCTTGTGGATCAGCTCATTAAAGAACCTTTTGGCGAAAAGTCCATCGGCAACCTGGATGTGTGGAGCTATGATCAGGAGCAGTGGCACAAAGTCCGGATGGAGCTGGGTGCGCTCATTTCTGCCGGCAAAAAGTAAGATCAAGTCTATTCCTAAACCTTTCATA harbors:
- a CDS encoding SIS domain-containing protein codes for the protein MMQINNELPTLDSDGDTHTQREILSQPELWGEVYQLIKNESAAIAGFLKPILQISNLRVVLTGAGTSGYIGESAQGTLQKQWRRPVQAVPTTEIVTRPEAVFIRPAPTLLISFARSGNSPESVETVRLADVHCDEVYHLIITCNREGALATMSTANPGKVYCLVLPEATNDKSLAMTSSFTCMLLSALLVAHIDTLQDEFSKVSKITEQGNVILDRKPLLETLAQKGFERVVFLGSGEMLGVAKECHLKLLELTDGKQLCMSDSFLGFRHGPRAFVNANTLVVYLFSRNPHILRYERDLVEDTARDPRNIASLQIGREDQITLSNGHAIALDIDQENPYQMIPVTLVGQLLGYYSAVHASINPDSPSASGSISRVVQGVNIYQEHDAKS
- a CDS encoding class II fructose-bisphosphate aldolase, encoding MKLKEKLREFTQLKKGLLATNYYDLETLHGVLQAAADTKQPVILQLTQSSIEYMGLKTAVNLGRNGLEEFGVEGWIHLDHGGSVELVQRCLDAGFDSVMIDGSELPFDENVRVTREVVARAKRYDVHVEAELGYVAKLGQSHDSTGFTQPDEASAFVEQTGVDALAVAIGTAHGFYKQEPKLDIDLLRRIAEKTAATLVLHGSSGVPHDQVQQAIYHGVCKVNLATEIKNIFMASLKNELTHNDEIDLRKVFPKATCKITELVRTKLEMVANVPVFS
- a CDS encoding DMT family transporter, with the protein product MSSKTNSWLIYVIIHVLFIGVWGAVIEIPEKNGFPATLGYVVWALTMVPASLAALKIKGWKLDFNRKAMIWGGMAGLLGAGGQLVLFFTLRIAPAYLVFPLLSLTPVVTILLAVLLLHEKTGKMGWIGVGLALVSIFMLSYQPAGATQVSGYTWMLLVAIPLFAWGAQGYIMRFANEIMSAESLYFYMMAMSVMLIPFALYITDFNQPIEWSFKGPYLSAIVQSLNAFGALCLVYAFRYGKAIIIAPITTALSPVLTVALSLALYKTIPHPVIIAGIALAIVSALLMGFEEVRDANEI
- a CDS encoding carbohydrate kinase family protein: MMPNPKLLVAGELNVDLILNKIQAFPQMGKEMIAEEMEICLGSSSAIMAANSAALGVDTTFCGVIGEDYFGEFILRELEKKAVSCQHITRLAGRKTGCTLVMSYDQDRANVTYPGTMDALTIRDIPIESPTVYQHLHVSSLFLQKGIHRDIAQIFMHAKAAGMTTSLDMQWDPTEQWAFDYAACLPYVDVFMPNEAELLALTKAGSLAAAMEKVRPYLNTLALKMGKNGSMGICGGQELTVPAFEVPHFVDAIGAGDSFNAGFIQKYMSGAPLEECLRAGNLMGAISTTGAGGTGAFADRQKISETIKDFWGIELSLT
- a CDS encoding glycoside hydrolase domain-containing protein, with the protein product MTRFAKLILCFLALTAFTSANISFAADPWLLRALPSSVRLDPVNNEIIEHRFKGVPANALGNGNLLDKNWIYDGKQVALHGARGEYVSFQLVLTNTSDAELTGIQLEMTPFKNGNSELNIKPELFLEWSVNVLSTSTGYPRSTLGKGWYPDALIPFKFLQTDSAKVHGRWVYPFNLPDFNNRITNQKSQIVWVDQFIPLDVQKAKPGTYQSVITARIGNEKKQIPVSLTIWDFQLPNENAFKASLQHEGFLSRMDEKQELAVYQLFKRNRISLMDPTYDPEIQVKSGKVEIRWDQFDKRLKKYLTGAAFTEAQGYKDGPGYGEPLETFALPFDVYGKHGTAGWPDIGKPEVEREAANQAIYTSAIKQVRQHLLPMVDPKKTLLTVYLNGLDESYFPEAWSRMVFYGNLFKKEYPEAKFRVDGGYNKDAMDVIGKSVTDWASHTINYNIDTVKTYQQMGIKDWLYGPMLYEAKLNSWVGSSTFIDLPLVNDRAISWACWKYKTFSWISWGVGAGWERGWYDPESWKDFYKEASEADAEFTYRTFNGNGSVIYKPGMVPNVSEPCPSIRLKTMRDGVQEYEYLRLLAKIDGNSKRADALVDQLIKEPFGEKSIGNLDVWSYDQEQWHKVRMELGALISAGKK
- a CDS encoding S9 family peptidase — protein: MISMEEKAAPQGLTIDDLTRIKKVGAPLLSPANDFLVYQRSVADADENDWQDLIVLLSLDARAETVLGKGTAHAWSPDGKELLYETENGALHIYTVQNIESRFLAQRHASSRFINHLAADNCIWSPDGTHIAYAGAAIGTAEPENQAIRVIDDLLYKTKGGRGRDTYAGSEQLHIYLIPVTGGTPWLLTSGIYSEHSLTWSPDSRHIAFISNRTEQPDDIQQSEVWKVDIETKTVIQLTDQKGLTYQPAWSPDGKHIALLATSGPIGTNDSPAEDTHIALIDPCGGAFRYLTKSLNRRIEHIRWHPSGRYIYFIAGDRGDTLIYRVDIETSIIETIQEGTGCISEFCLDAEGENLVFVKSQSNRPAEIFHTKNQHAAIEQITQENTAWLATKTLQPAGTFWFDSFDGTRVQGWLVPPVGQEQTKKYPLILVIHGGPHNMFGQDFDERMHLLSAAGYAVVYINPRGSHGYGQKFTNGTLTNWGGGDFQDLMAGVDFVLDQHAWLDAARLGVTGQSYGGYMTNWIVTQTSRFKAAVADGGLSNLVSFAGTSLYYSLMESEFGGRAFDRFDLLWQWSPLRNVSQVTTPILLLHGETDNEVPFSQAEEMYVALKKAGVKTKLVQYKGEGHGWRPDLKPRNKADLNTRMIAWFDTYVTTTSNEQ